A single Nostoc sp. PCC 7107 DNA region contains:
- a CDS encoding calcium-binding protein: MSSVERDETRENRIATEIIVDAEDKEDRAMGWYYYLEEALNYPFMAKWAKKSRKTSTIEEKNVEVLGMAPDDECLKDMYVEVADINGKDDDVYSAKLSEIKPIDADSETEEAIADWHYWLARGYKF; encoded by the coding sequence ATGTCTAGTGTTGAACGCGACGAAACCAGAGAAAATCGCATCGCTACAGAAATTATTGTTGATGCGGAAGATAAAGAAGATCGGGCAATGGGCTGGTATTATTATCTAGAAGAAGCTTTGAATTATCCGTTTATGGCTAAGTGGGCGAAAAAATCCCGCAAAACATCGACAATAGAAGAGAAAAACGTCGAAGTGCTAGGAATGGCTCCTGATGATGAGTGTTTAAAAGATATGTATGTGGAAGTAGCTGACATCAATGGTAAGGATGATGATGTCTATTCGGCAAAATTATCAGAAATAAAGCCTATTGATGCAGACAGTGAAACCGAAGAAGCGATCGCAGATTGGCACTATTGGCTGGCTAGAGGCTACAAATTCTAG
- a CDS encoding patatin-like phospholipase family protein, with protein MPFRILSLDGGGIRGLVAATILAAIEQQINQPLHEYFNLIAGTSTGSILAAAIATGRSSQNIIDLYTQKSSRIFPYSSLFSLQRLPLIFKYGISAPKFSDAGLTQVLQENLGEIKLFDIPEPKLLITAYDTIAREPIIFKSWRQDKDYGNVPLWEICVCSASAPTYFPAHKLDRIVKGTVERATEDTVTLDGYASHTENLYNNTQIRIVSGTGSGQTRTIKTYKGYTRVALLDSPWETIPDNTATYSIKCMYSAIDGGVAANNPSACAVAEALRLGHSIEDITILSIGTGDRTRIIPFQQAESWGLIQWAQPLIGILLDASSGVHEYITDQIIPDKQILRLQFKLDRELIGKRLSDDIDDVSPENLQNLMEAAKVYIQQPAIQTKLQEFLRIN; from the coding sequence ATGCCTTTTCGGATTTTAAGCTTGGATGGTGGCGGAATTAGGGGATTAGTTGCAGCAACTATTTTGGCAGCTATTGAGCAGCAAATTAATCAACCTTTGCACGAGTATTTTAACTTAATAGCAGGCACATCTACAGGCTCAATTTTAGCAGCAGCGATCGCCACTGGTCGCAGCAGCCAAAATATTATTGATCTATACACACAAAAAAGCTCAAGAATCTTCCCTTACAGTAGTCTTTTTTCTTTGCAGCGACTACCGCTTATTTTCAAATATGGGATATCTGCACCAAAATTTTCTGATGCTGGTTTAACTCAAGTTCTCCAAGAAAATTTAGGTGAAATCAAACTATTTGATATTCCTGAACCAAAATTATTAATTACAGCTTACGATACCATCGCCAGAGAACCAATTATCTTTAAAAGTTGGCGACAAGATAAAGATTATGGCAATGTACCACTATGGGAAATCTGCGTTTGTTCTGCCTCGGCTCCTACTTATTTCCCAGCGCATAAACTAGATAGAATAGTCAAAGGCACAGTGGAAAGAGCGACAGAAGATACTGTTACTTTAGATGGTTATGCTTCCCATACAGAAAACCTTTATAACAATACACAAATTAGAATTGTGAGTGGTACAGGTAGTGGTCAAACTCGCACTATCAAAACATACAAAGGTTACACAAGAGTCGCTTTATTAGATTCTCCGTGGGAAACTATACCAGATAATACTGCGACCTACTCAATTAAATGTATGTACTCTGCCATTGATGGTGGTGTTGCGGCTAATAACCCTTCAGCTTGTGCTGTAGCGGAAGCTTTAAGATTAGGACATTCCATTGAAGATATTACCATTCTTTCTATTGGTACAGGCGATCGCACACGCATTATCCCATTTCAACAAGCCGAAAGCTGGGGTTTGATTCAATGGGCGCAGCCACTTATTGGTATATTGTTAGATGCTTCATCGGGCGTTCATGAGTACATCACTGACCAAATAATTCCAGACAAACAGATTTTACGATTACAGTTTAAGCTAGACCGAGAACTTATCGGTAAGCGATTGAGTGATGATATTGATGATGTCAGTCCTGAGAATCTTCAAAATTTAATGGAAGCGGCAAAAGTTTATATTCAGCAGCCAGCAATACAAACTAAATTGCAGGAATTTTTACGCATTAATTAA
- the bioD gene encoding dethiobiotin synthase, producing the protein MNTLLITGTDTEAGKTVLTTALAAYWQKYYPQRHWGIMKPIQSGIGDREWYQNLFKLEQSPAEITPLYFQAPLAPPIAAARENRPVDLAVVWKTLCEMRSRYEFLLVESAGGLGSPMTNELTVADIAGEWRLPTVLVVPVRLGGISQAVANVALARQCKVNLIGIVLNCIQPRTDAELTDWTPPEVIQSFTHIPVLGCLPYFENPADLDKLAQAASNLNLEALNI; encoded by the coding sequence TTGAATACATTACTAATTACTGGAACTGATACGGAAGCTGGCAAAACTGTTTTAACTACAGCATTGGCCGCTTATTGGCAAAAATATTATCCGCAGCGCCACTGGGGAATTATGAAGCCAATACAATCGGGAATTGGCGATCGCGAGTGGTATCAAAATCTGTTTAAGCTAGAACAATCGCCAGCAGAAATTACACCTTTGTATTTTCAAGCGCCTTTAGCGCCACCCATCGCCGCAGCTAGAGAAAATCGCCCAGTGGATTTAGCTGTGGTGTGGAAAACATTGTGTGAAATGCGATCGCGCTATGAATTTCTCTTGGTAGAATCTGCTGGTGGGTTAGGTTCACCCATGACTAACGAGTTAACAGTGGCTGATATCGCTGGTGAATGGCGTTTACCTACTGTCTTGGTAGTTCCAGTTAGATTAGGTGGAATTTCGCAAGCCGTGGCGAATGTGGCTTTAGCGAGACAGTGCAAAGTTAATCTGATAGGTATTGTACTGAACTGCATTCAACCCCGTACCGATGCAGAGCTTACCGACTGGACACCACCAGAGGTAATACAATCATTTACACACATCCCGGTTTTAGGTTGCTTGCCATATTTTGAGAACCCAGCAGATTTGGACAAACTGGCTCAAGCTGCATCTAATTTAAATTTAGAGGCGCTAAATATTTAA
- a CDS encoding nucleoside deaminase, with protein sequence MDEFMQAAIAEAKQGRQEGGIPIGSVLIKDGKIVGRGHNKRVQDSDPVTHAEIDCLRNAGRIGSYRGTTLYSTLMPCYLCAGAVVQFGIKKVIAGESRTFPGAKEFMISHGVEVIDLNLDECEQMMSEFIQTNPELWNEDIGK encoded by the coding sequence ATGGATGAATTTATGCAAGCAGCGATCGCAGAGGCTAAACAAGGTAGACAAGAAGGCGGAATTCCTATCGGTTCTGTTCTCATCAAGGATGGCAAAATTGTTGGTAGAGGACACAACAAGCGCGTCCAAGATAGCGACCCTGTTACCCACGCCGAAATCGATTGTCTCCGTAATGCTGGCAGAATTGGCAGTTATAGAGGTACAACACTTTATTCAACCTTAATGCCGTGTTATTTATGCGCCGGCGCAGTCGTGCAATTCGGGATCAAAAAAGTCATCGCCGGCGAATCTCGTACATTTCCCGGCGCAAAAGAATTTATGATTTCTCACGGCGTAGAAGTTATTGATTTAAATTTAGATGAATGCGAACAAATGATGAGCGAATTTATTCAAACCAACCCCGAATTATGGAACGAAGACATTGGGAAGTAG
- a CDS encoding pentapeptide repeat-containing protein, with the protein MSENNTDALRTWLIVLPIIFILVLAAVFLAFVNIEGLTTEQRLDYGIKALTTTGTIFAGIAVFINAFYAAKRAEAMDKSAMAANESAKAALKNAEAALKNAVIAEDKQITERFAKAIEQLGSEKIEVRLGAIYTLERIAQDSPKDHWTIMEILTAFVRENAPLKKEHEARISEQPKLSTDIQATLTIIGRRNCNNEPNNQRLNISRVDIRRANLNEGKLKRIILNGANLYKAMLIGADLEEAIFSGTNLQETFLSFAKLQNATFLAANLQSTILVGANLQGAILEEANLKGAILEETMLQTTNLRKVKNLEQWQINSANGDRTTILPDYLEYPKHWQ; encoded by the coding sequence ATGTCTGAAAATAATACAGACGCTTTGAGAACTTGGTTAATAGTCTTACCAATTATATTTATTCTGGTTTTAGCTGCCGTTTTTTTAGCCTTTGTTAACATTGAAGGTTTAACAACAGAACAGAGGTTAGATTACGGAATTAAAGCCTTAACAACTACCGGAACAATTTTTGCAGGAATCGCTGTATTTATTAACGCTTTTTATGCAGCCAAGCGTGCGGAAGCTATGGACAAAAGTGCTATGGCTGCGAATGAAAGTGCCAAAGCTGCCTTAAAAAATGCTGAAGCTGCACTCAAGAATGCTGTAATAGCCGAAGATAAACAAATTACAGAACGCTTTGCCAAAGCAATTGAACAGCTTGGAAGCGAAAAGATTGAAGTGCGGTTAGGTGCAATTTATACGTTAGAGAGAATTGCTCAGGATTCCCCAAAAGACCACTGGACAATTATGGAAATTCTTACGGCGTTTGTGAGAGAGAATGCTCCTTTGAAAAAAGAGCATGAGGCAAGAATATCAGAACAACCAAAACTTAGTACAGACATTCAAGCAACCCTTACTATTATTGGACGGCGTAATTGTAATAATGAACCAAACAATCAAAGGTTAAACATATCTCGTGTTGATATCAGGAGAGCAAATCTAAATGAAGGAAAGCTAAAAAGAATTATTTTAAATGGAGCTAACCTTTATAAAGCTATGCTTATTGGTGCTGACTTAGAAGAAGCGATTTTTAGCGGAACTAACCTTCAAGAAACATTCCTAAGTTTTGCAAAACTACAAAACGCTACCTTTCTGGCAGCTAACTTACAAAGTACAATTCTTGTAGGAGCTAATTTACAAGGTGCAATATTGGAAGAAGCTAACCTAAAAGGTGCAATATTGGAAGAAACAATGTTACAAACAACAAATCTTCGGAAAGTCAAAAACCTAGAACAATGGCAGATTAATTCAGCGAATGGTGATCGCACCACTATTCTGCCAGACTACCTCGAATATCCCAAACATTGGCAATAA
- a CDS encoding M20 family metallopeptidase, producing the protein MVSTFPNSYSVDLSRVRLSIRTLQPQLVEWRRRLHQQPELGFQEKLTAEFVSGKLQAWGIEHQTGIAKTGIVATIKGTKLSTQKVLAIRADMDALPIQELNEVPYKSQHDGVMHACGHDGHTAIALGTAYYLQQHREDFAGTVKIIFQPAEEGPGGAKPMIEAGVLKNPDVDAIIGLHLWNNLPLGTVGVRAGALMAAVELFNCTIFGKGGHGAIPHQTVDSIVVAAQIVNALQTIVARNVNPIDSAVVTVGSLHAGTAHNVIADTANMKGTVRYFNPEFAGFFQQRIEQIIAGVCQSHDAKYDLEYTSLYPPVINDARIAELVRSIAEEEVETPVGIVPECQTMGGEDMSFFLQEVPGCYFFLGSANPEKDLAYPHHHPRFDFDETVLPMGVEIFARCVEKFFS; encoded by the coding sequence ATGGTTTCCACATTTCCCAATTCTTATTCTGTTGACTTATCCCGTGTGCGACTCTCAATTCGCACATTGCAACCACAATTAGTAGAGTGGCGGCGGCGGTTACATCAACAACCAGAATTAGGCTTTCAAGAAAAACTGACGGCTGAGTTTGTCTCAGGTAAGTTGCAAGCATGGGGAATTGAACATCAAACTGGTATTGCAAAAACTGGAATTGTCGCCACTATTAAAGGTACTAAACTCAGCACTCAAAAAGTACTAGCAATTCGGGCGGATATGGATGCTTTACCCATTCAAGAATTGAACGAAGTACCGTATAAATCGCAGCATGATGGAGTAATGCACGCTTGTGGACATGATGGACATACAGCGATCGCATTAGGTACAGCATACTATCTCCAGCAGCATCGAGAAGACTTTGCGGGGACTGTGAAAATCATCTTCCAGCCAGCCGAAGAAGGGCCAGGAGGTGCAAAACCGATGATTGAGGCTGGGGTGCTGAAAAACCCTGATGTGGATGCGATTATTGGTTTACACCTGTGGAATAATCTCCCTTTGGGAACTGTCGGTGTCCGTGCTGGTGCATTGATGGCGGCTGTCGAGTTATTCAACTGCACAATTTTCGGCAAAGGTGGACACGGCGCAATTCCCCATCAAACCGTTGATTCAATTGTAGTTGCAGCCCAAATTGTCAACGCCTTACAAACCATTGTCGCCCGGAATGTTAACCCCATAGATTCCGCAGTGGTGACTGTTGGCTCACTTCACGCAGGTACAGCCCATAATGTCATTGCTGACACCGCCAATATGAAAGGCACAGTGCGGTATTTTAACCCAGAATTTGCCGGCTTTTTTCAACAGCGCATTGAGCAAATAATTGCTGGAGTTTGTCAGAGTCACGATGCAAAATATGACTTAGAATATACAAGTTTATATCCTCCCGTAATTAACGATGCGAGGATTGCAGAATTAGTGCGATCGATTGCCGAAGAAGAAGTAGAAACGCCTGTAGGAATTGTCCCAGAATGCCAAACAATGGGCGGCGAAGATATGTCTTTCTTCTTACAAGAAGTTCCCGGCTGTTACTTCTTCCTTGGTTCTGCTAATCCAGAAAAAGATTTAGCTTATCCTCATCATCATCCGCGATTTGATTTTGATGAAACTGTTTTACCAATGGGTGTGGAAATATTCGCCCGTTGCGTGGAGAAGTTTTTTAGTTGA
- a CDS encoding Uma2 family endonuclease produces the protein MVQFAPKLLTVEEFIAHYDDSEGYELIDGELIDMEPTGPHEQVSAFIGRKLNVEIDRQEEPYFIPHRCLIKLLGTNTAFRPDVIVLDQTQLINEPLWQKEPIVTSGSSIKLIAEVVSTNWQNDYARKVEDYALLGVPEYWIVDYLGIGGREYIGKPKQPTITICTLIKDEYHKQLFQNGDQLVSSVFTNLQITAQQIFLATRTTS, from the coding sequence ATGGTTCAATTTGCACCAAAACTTTTAACAGTTGAAGAATTTATTGCTCACTATGACGATAGTGAGGGTTATGAACTAATTGATGGTGAATTAATCGATATGGAACCAACAGGGCCGCACGAGCAAGTATCTGCTTTTATTGGACGAAAACTAAACGTAGAAATTGACCGTCAAGAAGAACCTTATTTTATTCCCCATCGCTGTTTAATCAAACTGTTAGGAACAAATACAGCTTTTCGTCCTGATGTTATTGTATTGGATCAAACTCAACTAATTAATGAGCCACTATGGCAAAAAGAACCTATCGTTACATCAGGAAGCTCTATTAAATTAATTGCTGAAGTCGTTAGCACAAACTGGCAAAATGATTATGCGCGGAAAGTTGAAGATTATGCACTCTTAGGAGTACCTGAGTATTGGATTGTGGATTATCTAGGTATTGGTGGGAGAGAATATATTGGCAAGCCAAAACAACCTACAATTACAATTTGCACATTGATAAAAGATGAGTATCACAAGCAATTATTTCAAAACGGTGATCAACTTGTTTCTTCAGTTTTTACCAATTTACAAATAACCGCACAACAAATATTTTTAGCCACACGAACTACAAGCTAA
- a CDS encoding Uma2 family endonuclease: MVTTQVSSTQRGILPNISWQTFETMLAEMGNNRTTRLTYDQGTLEIMTPLMPHEHNNRLLEHLVFTLAVELNLNIKSIGSTTCKRPDLLRGVEPDSAFYIQNEPLMRQKQNLDLTQDPPPDLVIEVDYTSASVDRLSIYLALGVPEVWRYNEPVMQIYRLQEGTYIPCDISPSFANLPLTTEIPRFLQESLNNGEISMIRSFRAWVRQQQKN, from the coding sequence ATGGTCACTACACAAGTCAGCAGTACCCAAAGGGGAATTCTCCCAAATATTAGTTGGCAGACTTTTGAAACTATGTTGGCAGAAATGGGTAATAATCGCACCACACGACTGACCTATGATCAAGGAACCCTAGAAATTATGACACCGTTGATGCCTCATGAACATAACAATAGACTACTAGAACACTTAGTTTTTACCTTAGCTGTGGAACTCAACCTGAATATCAAAAGTATTGGTTCTACAACTTGTAAACGTCCAGACTTACTGCGTGGTGTAGAACCAGATTCTGCATTTTACATTCAAAATGAACCATTGATGCGGCAAAAGCAAAATCTCGACTTGACTCAAGACCCACCACCTGATTTAGTCATTGAAGTAGACTACACCAGTGCTTCTGTTGATCGATTATCAATTTATTTAGCATTGGGTGTTCCAGAAGTTTGGCGTTATAACGAACCTGTAATGCAAATTTATCGCTTACAGGAAGGTACGTACATTCCTTGTGATATATCGCCAAGTTTTGCCAATCTTCCCTTAACTACAGAGATTCCCCGTTTTTTGCAAGAAAGTTTGAACAATGGAGAAATTTCCATGATTCGCTCATTTCGTGCTTGGGTGAGACAGCAGCAAAAAAATTGA
- a CDS encoding sugar O-acetyltransferase: MEKTEKQKMLAGELYLAEDPELVAESRRASRLLQRYNNTIAEHQEQRQQILQELLGKVGENITIVPPFYCDYGSHIYAGNKLFMNFGCVILDCNLVEIGDNVLCAPYVQIYAAYHPVEPEIRLTGRELAAPVKIGNNVWIGGNAIICPGVTIGDNTTIGAGSVVVKDIPANVVAAGNPCRIIRYLSDN; the protein is encoded by the coding sequence ATGGAAAAAACCGAAAAACAAAAAATGTTAGCTGGCGAGTTATATTTAGCAGAAGATCCCGAATTAGTAGCTGAGAGTAGGCGAGCTAGTCGTCTTTTACAAAGGTATAACAATACAATTGCTGAACATCAAGAGCAAAGACAACAAATATTACAAGAATTATTGGGTAAGGTAGGAGAAAATATTACTATTGTGCCGCCATTTTACTGTGACTACGGCAGTCATATTTATGCGGGCAATAAATTATTTATGAACTTTGGTTGTGTAATTTTAGACTGCAATCTAGTGGAAATTGGCGATAACGTTTTGTGTGCGCCTTATGTGCAGATTTATGCAGCTTATCATCCCGTAGAACCAGAAATTCGTTTGACTGGTAGAGAATTAGCTGCACCAGTTAAAATTGGTAACAATGTCTGGATAGGTGGAAATGCAATTATTTGTCCAGGGGTGACAATTGGCGACAACACGACAATTGGTGCTGGTAGTGTGGTTGTGAAAGATATACCTGCAAATGTGGTTGCTGCTGGAAACCCCTGTCGAATTATTCGTTATTTATCAGATAATTGA
- the rbsK gene encoding ribokinase: MSIIVFGSINIDLVATAPHLPTSGETLLGNDFFQVPGGKGANQAVALARLGIPTQMVGRVGSQGFGAELLNNLQTAGVQTENILLDETVSSGIAIIIVDDAGQNQIVVIPGANGKVNQADVERLSPLLPTAKALLLQLEIPLSAVVAAAKAGRNANITVILDPAPAQSNLPAELYPLVDIITPNEVEAGQLVGFAVDSPESAAKAGAVLLQKGVKSAIVKLGAKGVVCTTTEETFFVPAFSVNVVDTVAAGDAFNGGLAAALYTGMTLHQAVIWGATAGALATTKLGAQTSLPDRFTFEAFLKEKV; this comes from the coding sequence ATGAGTATTATTGTTTTCGGCAGTATCAATATAGATTTAGTAGCCACAGCACCCCATTTACCAACTAGCGGTGAAACTTTGCTGGGAAACGATTTTTTTCAAGTCCCAGGGGGGAAAGGTGCAAATCAAGCAGTAGCATTAGCACGGTTGGGAATTCCGACTCAGATGGTGGGGCGGGTGGGAAGCCAAGGTTTTGGTGCAGAGTTACTGAATAATTTACAAACTGCTGGCGTACAAACTGAAAATATTTTATTAGATGAAACGGTAAGTTCGGGAATTGCCATCATTATTGTTGATGATGCTGGGCAGAATCAAATTGTGGTGATTCCTGGTGCTAATGGAAAAGTAAATCAGGCAGATGTAGAGAGGTTATCGCCTTTATTACCAACAGCTAAAGCACTGCTTTTACAATTAGAAATTCCTCTGAGTGCTGTTGTTGCAGCTGCTAAAGCTGGACGCAATGCCAATATTACAGTAATCCTTGATCCTGCACCGGCTCAATCTAACTTACCTGCCGAACTTTACCCGTTGGTGGATATTATCACCCCCAATGAGGTAGAAGCAGGACAATTAGTTGGTTTTGCGGTGGATAGCCCAGAATCAGCAGCCAAAGCAGGGGCAGTGTTATTGCAAAAAGGGGTGAAATCTGCGATCGTTAAATTAGGTGCAAAGGGTGTGGTATGTACCACAACTGAGGAAACATTTTTTGTGCCAGCTTTTTCAGTTAATGTTGTGGATACTGTGGCGGCTGGTGATGCTTTTAATGGTGGTTTAGCAGCTGCACTTTATACAGGAATGACTTTACATCAAGCAGTGATTTGGGGTGCAACCGCAGGTGCTTTAGCCACGACAAAATTAGGCGCACAAACTTCGTTACCTGATAGGTTTACGTTTGAGGCTTTTCTTAAGGAAAAAGTATGA